Proteins encoded by one window of Candidatus Saccharibacteria bacterium:
- a CDS encoding isochorismatase family protein, whose translation MNKTRIMSVDMQKDFAAKGGKHFHEHPNVEFVSATLIPFMRDHNLKLAEIVSDYRQPRPGDRDSSCLPATSGYESVIPDDVKLQPVWIKCMNSPIWTRENAGDPSKNPGYPYEDTKRLGEWLDKAVGKPGEVDVALIGLTIDCCVLCAAQELSMRGYKVFVLKEGVDPYSGNQEDKEFILSGPILRNWAKVVTWTELKEKI comes from the coding sequence ATGAATAAAACACGAATAATGTCGGTAGATATGCAAAAAGACTTTGCAGCCAAGGGCGGCAAGCACTTCCACGAGCATCCTAACGTTGAATTTGTTAGTGCAACGCTCATACCTTTTATGAGGGATCACAACTTAAAACTTGCCGAAATTGTATCGGACTATCGTCAACCTAGGCCGGGCGATAGAGACTCGAGTTGTCTGCCTGCTACCAGTGGCTACGAGTCTGTTATACCAGATGATGTAAAGCTACAACCTGTCTGGATAAAGTGCATGAACTCACCTATTTGGACACGCGAAAATGCCGGTGATCCCTCAAAAAATCCAGGCTATCCATATGAAGACACAAAACGGCTTGGAGAGTGGCTAGATAAAGCAGTTGGCAAGCCAGGGGAAGTCGACGTAGCCTTAATTGGCTTAACAATTGATTGTTGTGTGTTGTGCGCCGCCCAAGAGCTAAGCATGCGCGGCTACAAAGTCTTTGTACTCAAAGAGGGGGTCGATCCATATTCGGGAAACCAAGAAGACAAAGAGTTCATACTAAGTGGGCCAATTCTTAGAAACTGGGCCAAAGTCGTTACTTGGACCGAGCTTAAAGAGAAGATTTAG
- a CDS encoding NUDIX hydrolase, giving the protein MSKPKVITINNKQVHVSAGVLVVNDKNQVLLIDRATPPFGLAGIAGHVDEGESAKVAAIREVLEEAGLAAKDLKLLKHELIDWNWCSAGVTGHDWYLYEAKVTGRPKIQESEVKSIGWYDLGSLKSSQLEPVWKFWLEKLQLLG; this is encoded by the coding sequence ATGAGCAAGCCAAAGGTCATTACTATTAACAATAAGCAAGTTCATGTTTCAGCAGGTGTTCTGGTAGTAAATGACAAGAATCAAGTTCTTTTAATTGATCGTGCAACCCCTCCATTTGGTTTAGCAGGCATAGCTGGTCATGTTGATGAAGGTGAGTCTGCTAAAGTCGCAGCTATAAGAGAAGTCTTGGAGGAGGCCGGCCTAGCCGCCAAAGATCTTAAATTGCTGAAACATGAGCTTATTGATTGGAACTGGTGTAGTGCTGGTGTAACTGGCCACGACTGGTATCTGTATGAAGCTAAGGTTACCGGGAGGCCTAAAATACAAGAATCCGAAGTGAAATCTATTGGCTGGTATGATCTGGGAAGCCTAAAATCAAGCCAGCTCGAGCCGGTTTGGAAATTCTGGCTTGAAAAATTACAGCTTCTCGGTTAA
- a CDS encoding UvrD-helicase domain-containing protein encodes MQQILESLNESQKQAVLATEGPVLMLAGAGSGKTKTLTHRIAYLIAERKIPAANILAVTFTNKAAGEMRRRVARILHFHEDNMNYLPFLGTFHSIANKILRREATHIGYPSNFLIYDTNDSQALIKHLIKQHRIDEKTITANAVGHMISSAKNELLDPNQYANFAVGRLQEAAAKIYPDYQKELRKAQAMDFDDLIMQLVKLFQTEAEVLKKYQSQFQYILVDEYQDTNNAQYTLIHLLAREHSNVCVVGDDWQSIYSWRGANYENILNFERDYPTAKIVKLEQNYRSTQTILDAAHAVISKNTARSEKELWTEAGSGAKIQLVSVRDELEEGRFIVQTIQSAIEHDPRLSRHDFAVLYRTNAQSRALEESFLRYNVPYQIVGGVRFYERKEIKDTLAYLRFVFQPNDQISLRRVINVPPRGLGERSLQTFFDYTARFELNLLEAMANATEIEGLTPKAAKAFTEFAATIKELQVKQETLPLSVLVETVLKTTGYLKYLDDGNIISADRIENLQEFIGVAKSFDNAGLEAFLTEITLISDLDGLKESQDAVTLMTLHSAKGLEFDTVFMAGMEEAIFPHSRAMFEAVELEEERRLCYVGMTRAKSKLYMIHANARMLYGRTQHNVPSRFLSDIPAELVESTSPTGTLGQLLQRQTLSDPSSGDSFDDEPFVNLPKLSPGDEVEHDAFGRGIVKSLDDSEVVVSFYRAGVKTLNLGFAPLRKV; translated from the coding sequence ATGCAACAGATTCTGGAATCTCTAAATGAATCGCAAAAGCAGGCCGTGCTGGCCACCGAAGGGCCAGTATTAATGCTGGCTGGTGCTGGCAGTGGTAAAACCAAAACCCTTACGCACCGCATAGCCTACCTGATTGCTGAGCGCAAAATTCCGGCCGCCAACATTTTGGCGGTTACGTTTACCAACAAAGCCGCTGGCGAAATGCGCCGACGGGTGGCGCGGATTCTGCACTTTCACGAAGACAATATGAACTATCTGCCCTTCCTTGGCACCTTCCACTCCATTGCCAACAAGATTTTGCGGCGCGAGGCGACCCACATTGGCTACCCTAGTAACTTTTTAATCTACGACACCAACGACTCTCAGGCGCTCATTAAGCACCTTATTAAACAACACCGCATCGACGAAAAAACTATTACTGCTAACGCTGTGGGGCACATGATAAGCAGCGCCAAAAATGAACTGCTCGATCCAAACCAATACGCCAACTTTGCCGTCGGTCGCTTGCAAGAGGCCGCGGCCAAAATTTACCCTGATTATCAAAAAGAGTTGCGTAAGGCCCAGGCTATGGACTTTGATGATCTTATAATGCAGTTAGTTAAGTTGTTCCAAACTGAGGCCGAGGTGTTAAAAAAATACCAAAGCCAGTTTCAGTACATATTGGTCGATGAGTATCAGGATACCAACAACGCTCAGTACACACTCATTCACTTACTGGCGCGTGAGCACAGCAATGTTTGTGTAGTTGGTGACGACTGGCAGAGCATATACAGCTGGCGCGGTGCCAATTACGAAAACATCCTTAATTTTGAGCGTGATTATCCGACCGCTAAGATTGTAAAACTCGAGCAAAACTATCGCTCTACTCAGACCATACTAGATGCTGCCCACGCGGTGATATCTAAAAACACTGCCCGCAGCGAAAAAGAGCTCTGGACCGAAGCCGGCAGTGGAGCTAAGATCCAGCTCGTGAGTGTGCGCGATGAGCTCGAAGAGGGCCGGTTTATAGTGCAAACTATTCAGAGCGCTATCGAGCACGACCCACGGCTTAGTCGGCATGACTTTGCGGTGCTGTACCGTACTAACGCTCAGTCACGCGCCTTGGAAGAGTCATTTCTGCGCTACAACGTGCCATACCAGATCGTCGGTGGAGTACGGTTTTATGAACGCAAAGAGATCAAAGATACCTTAGCTTACTTGCGCTTTGTATTTCAGCCCAACGACCAGATTAGTTTACGCCGCGTAATCAACGTGCCTCCGCGCGGCCTGGGCGAGCGCAGCTTACAAACATTTTTCGATTATACGGCTCGGTTTGAACTTAACTTGCTCGAGGCCATGGCCAACGCCACAGAGATTGAAGGGCTAACACCTAAGGCGGCCAAAGCTTTCACTGAGTTTGCCGCCACCATCAAAGAGCTTCAGGTAAAACAAGAGACTCTGCCCTTGAGCGTGCTGGTTGAGACAGTATTAAAAACCACTGGCTACCTTAAGTATCTAGACGACGGCAACATCATCTCGGCCGACCGCATTGAGAACCTCCAAGAGTTTATAGGCGTAGCCAAGAGCTTCGACAATGCTGGCTTGGAGGCCTTTCTAACAGAAATCACATTAATTTCTGACCTCGATGGCCTCAAAGAAAGCCAAGACGCCGTAACCTTGATGACTCTACATTCGGCTAAAGGGCTGGAGTTCGACACCGTCTTTATGGCCGGTATGGAGGAGGCTATATTCCCGCACTCTCGAGCCATGTTTGAGGCTGTGGAGCTCGAAGAGGAGCGCCGCCTATGCTACGTGGGCATGACTCGCGCCAAGAGCAAGCTTTATATGATTCATGCCAATGCTCGTATGTTGTATGGACGCACTCAGCACAACGTGCCCTCGCGCTTTTTGAGCGACATCCCAGCCGAGCTGGTGGAATCAACCTCACCGACTGGCACCCTTGGCCAGCTGCTACAGCGACAAACACTGTCTGATCCATCGAGCGGTGACAGCTTCGACGATGAGCCGTTTGTCAATCTGCCTAAGCTTAGCCCGGGTGATGAGGTAGAGCACGATGCCTTTGGCCGCGGCATCGTTAAGAGTCTCGATGACAGTGAAGTTGTAGTAAGCTTCTACCGAGCCGGCGTAAAAACCCTAAACTTAGGCTTTGCACCATTGAGAAAAGTATGA
- a CDS encoding pyridoxamine 5'-phosphate oxidase family protein translates to MDVEKVIRDYLPDVIHMLLGTCAGNKPWVCEVHFVYDNDLNLYWRSLTSRRHSREIDSNPKVAGNIVRQHTLDDYPHGIYFEGRAEKIDVEAERNKAFPLFQKRLNCDEGILEEAKREDGHQFYKVNVDSWYAFGKFGGYKGQKFELKWGK, encoded by the coding sequence ATGGATGTCGAAAAAGTAATCCGCGACTACCTGCCAGATGTTATACACATGTTGCTCGGAACCTGTGCTGGCAACAAACCATGGGTCTGCGAAGTTCACTTTGTTTATGACAATGACTTAAATTTATATTGGCGATCGCTAACTTCTCGTAGACACAGCCGTGAAATTGACTCTAATCCTAAGGTCGCCGGCAATATCGTACGCCAGCATACATTAGATGATTATCCCCATGGCATTTACTTTGAGGGCAGGGCTGAAAAGATTGACGTTGAAGCCGAACGCAACAAGGCCTTTCCACTATTCCAAAAGCGATTAAATTGTGACGAAGGTATTTTAGAAGAAGCCAAACGCGAAGATGGCCACCAGTTTTATAAGGTAAATGTTGATAGTTGGTATGCTTTTGGAAAGTTTGGCGGCTATAAAGGCCAAAAGTTTGAGCTCAAGTGGGGTAAATGA
- the pyk gene encoding pyruvate kinase gives MKIDATLFKKTKIIATVGPATEDKIEDLLAAGVNGIRLNFSHGTHTSHLAALEQARAAAKKLDRSVAIIADLQGPKIQVGSLPAGGVEISAGQQIKFQHGADFSKTSIIPIQYDFSAMVAKGEPLYLRDGQIKTVIRSVKKGVVVAEAQNSGKLMSNQGINLPETHFSASVLTKKDRQDIDLGVSKKADYIALSFVQTAASVHELRKILASHKSTTKIITKIETRLAVENLEEIVKASDAVMIARGDLAIETASEEVPIIGREIILLARKYKKIVIMATQMLEGMMNSTQPTRAEANDVATAVSLGVDCVMLSGETAIGKFPIETVQTMKRIILRSEKYFVATSMAVETTDSDETELNIEGSKSLVDRVAQKTKLIFTRELTAAGKISTDIAQKSISLSAITLAEQLRAKLIVAETLSGSTALSLASLRPSAPVVIASPHEVVCNQLALLWGGKPFLVGKNQRGYEAAIKKMKSRGAVKDGDFVVTAYGKQHNVAGGTDTIRLLEVK, from the coding sequence GTGAAGATTGATGCCACCTTATTTAAAAAAACCAAGATTATTGCCACTGTCGGCCCAGCCACCGAAGATAAGATAGAGGATCTACTAGCCGCAGGCGTAAACGGCATACGTCTAAACTTTAGTCACGGCACTCATACTAGTCATTTGGCCGCCCTTGAACAGGCTCGGGCTGCCGCCAAAAAGCTCGATCGATCAGTTGCTATAATAGCTGATTTGCAAGGGCCAAAGATCCAGGTGGGTAGCTTACCGGCCGGAGGTGTTGAGATTAGTGCGGGTCAGCAGATTAAATTCCAACACGGAGCCGATTTTAGCAAAACGAGCATTATTCCTATCCAATATGATTTCAGCGCCATGGTGGCCAAGGGTGAACCGCTTTATCTGCGCGATGGTCAGATCAAGACTGTTATTCGCTCGGTTAAAAAAGGCGTTGTGGTGGCCGAGGCTCAGAATTCTGGCAAGCTCATGAGCAACCAGGGTATAAATCTACCCGAAACTCATTTCTCGGCCTCGGTGCTTACCAAAAAAGACCGCCAAGACATTGACCTTGGAGTCAGTAAAAAGGCCGACTACATAGCCCTTAGTTTTGTGCAGACAGCAGCTAGTGTTCACGAGCTTAGAAAAATTTTGGCTAGCCACAAGTCAACAACTAAAATAATCACAAAAATCGAAACCCGACTGGCAGTTGAAAACTTAGAGGAAATTGTAAAAGCTAGTGATGCGGTTATGATTGCCCGTGGTGATTTAGCTATCGAGACGGCAAGCGAAGAAGTACCCATAATCGGCCGCGAGATTATCTTGCTAGCGCGCAAATACAAAAAAATCGTAATCATGGCCACCCAGATGCTCGAGGGCATGATGAATAGTACCCAGCCCACCCGAGCCGAAGCTAACGATGTGGCTACCGCCGTTAGCTTGGGGGTGGATTGTGTTATGCTTAGCGGCGAAACAGCGATTGGTAAATTCCCGATTGAGACTGTTCAAACCATGAAGCGAATAATTTTGCGATCCGAAAAGTACTTTGTAGCCACCTCGATGGCTGTCGAAACCACAGATAGCGATGAAACAGAGCTGAATATAGAGGGCAGTAAAAGCCTGGTTGATAGGGTGGCCCAAAAAACTAAGCTTATTTTTACCCGGGAGCTGACGGCTGCTGGCAAGATTTCGACAGACATTGCTCAAAAGAGCATTAGCTTGAGCGCTATAACGTTGGCTGAACAATTGCGCGCTAAGCTGATCGTGGCCGAGACACTGAGTGGCAGCACCGCTCTCAGCCTTGCAAGCCTGCGACCCAGCGCCCCCGTAGTTATAGCTAGCCCGCACGAGGTTGTTTGCAACCAATTGGCTCTGCTTTGGGGCGGTAAACCCTTCTTGGTAGGTAAAAACCAGCGCGGCTACGAGGCCGCTATCAAAAAAATGAAAAGCCGCGGTGCCGTGAAAGACGGTGACTTTGTGGTTACGGCTTATGGCAAACAGCACAACGTGGCTGGTGGCACCGATACCATTCGTTTGCTCGAAGTTAAGTAG
- a CDS encoding triose-phosphate isomerase yields the protein MKKLIVGNWKMHLDVPGSSLLIARVQHEIKGGSSAVVVVCPSFTSLFACHRELQAYKEPKMVLGAQNVSQFEEGEYTGEVSATQLKGLVRYVIIGHSQRRLYYSETDEQISKKISQALRYKLKPILCVGETLKQRHDKLATQTVLDQLDEDLDMVTATDLGKIAIAYEPIWAIGTGEFAKPAQVEEMVQLIFDVLRQKFGEEAAQKVRILYGGSVDDQNSTTYLALPHVSGLLVGGASLNYRKFAKIINNLG from the coding sequence ATGAAGAAACTTATTGTTGGTAATTGGAAAATGCACTTAGATGTGCCAGGCTCTAGCTTGCTAATTGCTAGAGTGCAACACGAGATTAAGGGTGGCAGCAGTGCCGTAGTGGTGGTTTGCCCGAGTTTTACCTCGTTGTTTGCTTGTCATCGCGAGCTCCAGGCCTACAAAGAACCAAAAATGGTGCTTGGAGCCCAGAACGTTTCACAGTTTGAAGAAGGCGAATATACAGGAGAAGTTTCGGCAACCCAGCTTAAGGGTTTGGTAAGATATGTGATTATTGGCCATTCCCAAAGGCGCCTTTACTATAGCGAAACAGATGAGCAAATAAGCAAAAAGATCTCACAAGCCTTGCGCTATAAGCTTAAGCCAATACTATGTGTAGGTGAAACTCTCAAACAGCGCCACGACAAACTGGCTACGCAAACTGTGCTTGATCAGCTAGATGAAGATCTAGATATGGTAACAGCAACCGATCTGGGCAAAATCGCCATTGCCTATGAGCCGATTTGGGCGATTGGTACGGGCGAATTTGCCAAACCGGCTCAAGTCGAAGAGATGGTGCAATTAATATTCGACGTGTTGCGCCAAAAGTTTGGCGAAGAAGCAGCCCAAAAAGTTAGAATTTTGTATGGCGGTAGCGTAGACGACCAAAATTCGACCACGTATTTAGCATTACCTCACGTTAGTGGATTGCTTGTAGGTGGCGCTAGTCTTAACTATCGCAAATTTGCCAAAATTATTAATAACCTTGGCTAA
- a CDS encoding inorganic diphosphatase, giving the protein MSLNDVKIGGAAPKEVNVIIEIPRGSGNKYELDKDTGAIFLDRVQPTNLKQPYDYGYIPQTLGDDNDPLDALIVIDEPLYPGVVIPSRVVGVLYMVDSDEQDEKIVCVAADDMHYEHVVELKDLGKHFKDKVAHYFEHYKDLQHKKVEISGWGERDEALEIIEKYRLDKK; this is encoded by the coding sequence ATGTCGTTGAACGATGTCAAAATTGGTGGTGCCGCACCAAAAGAGGTAAACGTAATTATTGAGATCCCGCGCGGCAGTGGTAATAAGTATGAGCTCGACAAAGACACCGGCGCTATTTTTTTGGATCGAGTACAACCCACCAATCTAAAGCAGCCCTACGACTATGGCTATATCCCCCAAACCTTGGGTGATGACAACGACCCGCTCGATGCGCTAATTGTGATCGACGAGCCGCTTTACCCAGGCGTGGTTATACCCTCACGCGTGGTGGGGGTGTTATACATGGTAGATAGCGACGAGCAAGATGAAAAGATTGTCTGCGTGGCCGCCGACGATATGCACTACGAGCATGTGGTAGAGCTCAAGGACTTGGGCAAGCATTTTAAAGATAAAGTTGCCCACTACTTCGAACACTACAAAGACTTGCAACACAAAAAAGTTGAAATTAGCGGTTGGGGCGAACGCGATGAAGCTTTAGAGATTATCGAGAAATATCGCTTAGACAAAAAGTAG
- a CDS encoding dihydrofolate reductase family protein — protein MAEIYKIVVSSDTNLQLEEGYNLTTSPRHALELLREQGTESALVDGGGKLNASFLREGLVHEIHLIIEPVMIGKGLPIIAPDAFEVRTSLISVEEIHKEEVLLKYKVEK, from the coding sequence TTGGCCGAAATTTATAAGATAGTTGTTTCAAGCGACACAAATTTACAGCTTGAGGAAGGCTATAATTTGACAACAAGTCCGCGGCACGCTCTAGAGTTGCTTAGGGAACAGGGCACGGAAAGCGCTTTAGTAGACGGCGGCGGTAAGCTCAACGCTTCATTTCTCAGAGAAGGCTTAGTTCATGAAATTCATCTTATCATCGAACCTGTAATGATTGGCAAGGGGCTGCCAATTATTGCGCCAGATGCTTTTGAAGTAAGAACCTCCTTAATTTCGGTCGAAGAGATTCATAAAGAAGAAGTTCTGCTAAAATATAAGGTAGAGAAATAA
- a CDS encoding DUF348 domain-containing protein, giving the protein MAKANTGKAKYTLKRGLIVFGLVFLFILTVGAFSRDQINLSGSNQAFANSQSLVSIFADGQKRTVATSANTVGEALEKNGVTLGQGDVVEPSADQPLSSNVTNINIYRARPYLIVDGGKATTILSGYRSPRSVIERNNITLYPEDVVTPELQNEHQMLSDGSVGEKLVIQRATPVTVVLAGKTFNVRTQKSTVADLLAEKGLTVQPNDVITPGANAKLVAGMKIAINRVDQKIVAEQQTIEPEIQYVTDDSKPVGYSEVRDPGAPGQKTLTFTITMQNGAEQSRQLLQEAVDVAPKTKVVVIGPVSVAAQNAHNANTSGWAALRNCESGGNYANKNNPLYRGAYQFSYSTWGNYGGYRDPADAPPAVQDAKAQATYAVSGSSPWPICGRFLR; this is encoded by the coding sequence TTGGCAAAAGCAAACACTGGAAAAGCAAAATACACACTCAAGCGCGGGCTAATTGTCTTTGGACTCGTGTTTTTGTTTATCTTAACAGTCGGTGCTTTTTCGCGCGATCAGATCAACCTGAGTGGTAGCAACCAGGCATTTGCCAATAGTCAGAGCCTGGTAAGCATTTTTGCCGACGGCCAGAAGCGCACGGTTGCTACTAGCGCCAATACGGTGGGTGAGGCATTAGAAAAGAATGGTGTAACGCTTGGCCAGGGCGATGTGGTTGAACCTAGTGCCGACCAGCCTCTGAGCTCAAATGTAACCAATATAAACATTTATCGGGCGCGGCCGTACTTAATTGTCGATGGTGGCAAAGCCACAACCATTCTTTCGGGCTATCGCAGCCCGCGCAGCGTGATTGAGCGCAACAACATCACTCTGTATCCAGAAGATGTTGTAACGCCCGAGCTCCAAAACGAACACCAAATGCTTAGTGACGGCTCGGTTGGCGAAAAGCTAGTTATACAGCGTGCTACACCAGTGACTGTAGTGTTGGCCGGCAAAACTTTCAACGTGCGTACCCAGAAATCGACAGTTGCCGACTTGTTGGCCGAAAAAGGCCTAACTGTTCAGCCGAATGATGTTATTACTCCAGGGGCAAACGCTAAATTAGTTGCCGGCATGAAGATTGCTATTAACCGGGTTGACCAAAAGATTGTAGCCGAGCAGCAAACTATAGAACCCGAAATTCAGTATGTGACCGACGACTCTAAACCGGTCGGCTATAGTGAAGTTCGCGATCCTGGTGCGCCTGGGCAGAAGACACTGACTTTTACTATAACCATGCAAAATGGCGCCGAACAATCCAGGCAGCTGCTGCAAGAGGCAGTTGATGTTGCTCCAAAAACCAAGGTGGTTGTGATTGGCCCGGTATCGGTGGCTGCCCAAAACGCTCATAATGCCAACACCTCTGGCTGGGCGGCCTTGCGTAACTGTGAATCGGGCGGTAATTATGCTAACAAGAATAATCCACTCTATCGCGGCGCCTACCAGTTTAGCTACTCGACTTGGGGCAATTATGGCGGCTATCGTGACCCTGCCGATGCTCCGCCGGCCGTGCAAGATGCCAAAGCCCAAGCTACCTACGCAGTCTCTGGCTCCAGCCCGTGGCCTATCTGTGGCCGGTTCCTGCGCTAG